GGTAAATATGAGTTGTCTTTGACACTTTCAGATAGTGGGGCTTTATGTGTAGGAAGTGTTATTAATATGAGAGGTAAGCCTTTTGAGATATTTATAGAGGATATTGAAAAGTTTCCTAAGCTTAAAAGGATGCTTGATGAGCTATCAGAGGAAGTAACAGACAAGATGGGGCATATATTTGACATGGCTAGTTATTGTGATGATAAGACTAGACTATGGGTGCAAGATGCTCCATCAGAGGAAGCTATAGAGGCTAAAGCAGGTTATTATATATATCATAAAAAAGGGGGTGTAGCACAGGGTAATATAACAATAGATAGATAGATTAAAGGCAATAGTATATAGTTGCGGAGTAGTCCGCCAAAACGTAAATACGGACAAGATAAGCAGAAGGTTACAAAGACACTTTAGTAAGAATGGTTAGTGTGTAATTTAAGTTTATAATAAGTGAAGTTTAGGAATAGTTAAAGGAGTATTTAGGGTTTTAATATTTGGAATAATATAAGGAATACTAAATAAGAAAAATATAGGTAGCCTTTAGGAACTTTGAGTGTCCTTTAGGATTACCTATAATTAGATTTTGTTATGAGCTTACAAACCCTATGATCTGTAAGCGTGTGCACTTTCATTATTAATTAGAAGTTGTCATTTAATAGGTGCTTTATTATTCATTAGATTAATTTTATCCCTATCAGCTATTAAAAGAAGCCACCCTAGTAAGTTACTTAACTTTTGTATATCAACTTCAATAAATACGGGGTTATTGTCATCTGCTTTAAACTCTAAAGTATTGCACGGTAAAGCCTTATTATTAGCCAGCTGTATAAGCATATCTTTATAGTTAGTAGGGTCTTTTATAGTCCTATAGCGTGCTATATTCTCTATCATAAATATCACATCATCATGTAAAGCTGCTTGTGGTAGTGGGGTCAATGTTATCATCTCTTTTTATATCCTTTTAGCTGTGCTTAAATGTAGTCCTAAGCTTTCTATAGCCAACCTTAGCCAATTATAGGGCTGTGCTCAAAGTAATATACCTTAGGTCATACGACAAGAGTTATCATATAGCATCACCTAAAGAATACCTATAACCGGTCTTAGCTGTCCTTCTCCATAGATGGGCGGTATGAAGGAACTTTTAGCCCTACGAGCAAATAGGTAGCCTTGTAAAAGACCACCTATGTAACCCTCTCTTATGCCACTTAAAAGAATATATAGGAGTATGTTATTAATGACAAACCAAGCAAGGCATCTAATTGACTTGGATTGTCTTGTTATTAGTTTATGTGTAGGGATATATTATAAATAATCAACACTAGGATTGTTATAGCTGTCCTTTAAGCCTTACTGTAAGTCATACCTAAAGTAATATCTATAGTTATAACCTATACTGTATCTTTAGCAATCTTACAGTTATACTTAAAGTATTCCTATAGTATCTCTTATAGTTATATATTATATTATTATTCTTAATAGTGTCTCTATAGCTCATCTTAAGTCATCTATAGTTCTACTTTAAGCATACCTATAGTATTCCTTAAGTATTACTATAGTATTTCTTTAGCTCTACTTTATCCTTTCCCTTCCCCTTAGTAGGGCACAGGCAATTTGATACGTATTTTTAGGGCTCTGCAGAGACTGTTTATAGAAATCTTAAAGTAATAATTATTATATTAGTTAGTTATGATTGTCTAGGCATATTGAAGGGTGTCTAAGGCTTTAATGAGATATACAAAGGGACACAGAAGGATGGCTAAAGGTCGGTATTATATCAGCTTCCTACTCTTTAGATAATGGCTAAGACTTACGACACTACAACCGCCCATAACAGGCTTTAAGTGGTTATCTACTATTTTATTAAGTGATAGCCCTAATCCGTATAACTCTAATATCCTGTCTTTGTGCTCATCATATTTAGATTTTTGAATAGACCCCTTAGGCTTACCTAGTTTAACCCCTTGAGCCTTACGAACCTTTAGGGCTTCCTTAGTCCTTTGGCTTATTAAGTCCCGCTCTAGCTCACTAAATAGGCTTAAAAGGGTTACAAGAGCCTTAGAGGCAAAGTCATCTTTATTGTTTGGATTAATTACCATAGCCTGCTTAATTATATGTAGCTCAGCCTTAGCGGTCATAAGCCTATCTATAGTCTGTAAGACTTCCTGTGTAGACCGCCCTAGCCTTGATAACTCAGACACTATAACTATATCACAAGGGGCTACGGATGCTATAAGCTCATCTATACGCCTGCTTATGGTGTCTTTACGTGAGCTTAGTATAACGTCTATAAACCTATCTACTTTTAAGCCCTTGTCAAAAGCATAGCTAAGTATTTCGCTCTTTTGATTGCTTGTAACTTGACTATCAGTTGAAACCCTAATATAGCCTATAGTTGCCATAGTTAATCCTTATTAAGTCTTAATGTATTCTATAGGTGAAACTATATCATATTATTAATACAATGTCAAGTATAAGACTTAATAAATAAACTAAGATATAACGATGATTAAGAGTTAATAAACTGGTGACTACTGAAGTGCTGCCTAGCATAAGGAAGCATGGAGGATATTTAATGGCTGATAAGATAGAGGAAGTCCTATTAGTTATAAAATACAAGAGGGACTACGGGGCAAAAACAAATAATTCGCAATTTATATATGGTCTCTCAAATATTTTTATTATTTTTTATAAGCCATTAAGCAAACACAGTTGCACTAATACTTACGCATTTTAAGATATTTTTTAACTAAGATGATGTTATAATATACAATGAAAATCAAATAAGTATCACTTACATAGATTTTTGTTAGTTAATATTTTTAGGTCTCATAAGCCGGAGGTCGAGAGTTCAAGTCTCTCTCTTGACACCATTAACAATCCACATAAAGCCCTAAAAATCGCTTACTAAAGTAACTTAAAGCAATACTATAGTTAATTGTAATGTATATTATAACCTCTTTTTAGAATAAATAAAAGGTTAAATTGTGTATCGCTTTTTGTATTACTTTTTAAATAGATCCTATAAAAAATAATAAAAATATTTGAGAGACCATATATAAATTGCGAATTATTTGTTTTTGCCCCGTAGTCCCTCTTGTATTTTATAACTAATAGAGATAACTTTATTTTTATATAGTAGCCTCAAGTATCCTCCGTACTTGCTTATACTGGTAGCACTTTATATGATAATTGTAATATATTTTTTGGTTGTGTTATATTTTTACATACGTTAGTTGTAAATTATTAAGTTACCTTTTTTATTAATAATCATTTCAATATTATCTTGTATCGCTTTGGCTAATCCGTCTTTAAAGTCTCCTGCCCAATCAAATTTACACTCTATTACTTCTTCGCCTTTTGTATTTATATATCCGTATTTATTATTTTTCTTGATTACAGCTAATTCTTCGCTAAAGTCATCCGCCCAATCAAATTTACACTCTGTAACTTGACTGCCTTTGGTGTTTATATACCCCCATTTATTACCTTTTTTGACTGCAGCCAACCCGTCTTTAAAGCCTCCTGCCCAATCAAATTTACACTCTATTACTTCTTCGCCTTTTGTATTTATATATCCGTATTTATTATTTTTCTTGATTACAGCTAATTCTTCGCTAAAGTCATCTGTCAAATCAAATTTACACTCTATTACTTCTTCGCCTTTTGTATTTATATATCCGTATTTATTATTTTTTTCTACCCTAGCCAATCCATCTTTAAAGCTATAGGCCCAATCAAATTTTCCTGACACCTCTATATCATTTTTGTTTTCATCATATACTATAAAATTTCCATTTGTATTTATATATCCATACTTTCCTTTGTCTGATACTCTTGCCAACCCGTCTTTAAAGTCTCCAATTTCGTCAAATTTACACTCTATTATTTCTTCGCCTTTTGTATTTATATATCCATACTTTCCTTTGTCTGATACTCTTGCCAACCCGTCTTTAAAGTCTCCAATTTCGTCAAATTTACACTCTATTACTTCTTCGCCTTTTGTATTTATATATCCGTATTTATTATTTTTTTCTACCCTAGCCAATCCATCTTTAAAGCTATAGGCCCAATCAAATTTTCCTGACACCTCTATATCATTTTTGTTTTCATCATATACTATAAAATTTCCATTTGTATTTATATATCCATACTTTCCTTTGTCTGATACTCTTGCCAACCCGTCTTTAAAGTCTCCTGCCCAATCAAATTTACACTCTATTACTTCTTCGCCTTTGGTGTTTATATACCCCCATTTGTTACCTTTTTTAACTGCAGCCAACCCGTCTTTAAAACCATCAACCTCATCAAATTCGAACTCTGTTATTTGTTCTCCTCTGGTATTTATATAGCTGTATTTGTTGTTTTTTCGTACAGAACCTAATCCGTCTTTAAAGTCTCCTGCCCAATCAAATTTACACTCTGTAACTTGACTGCCTTTGGTGTTTATATACCCCCATTTATTACCTTTTTTGACTGCAGCCAACCCGTCTTTAAAGTCTCCTGCCCAATCAAATTTACACTCTATTACTTCTTCGCCTTTGGTGTTTATATACCCCCATTTATTACCTTTTTTGACCGCAGCCAACCCGTCTTTAAAGTCTCCTGCCCAATCAAATTTACACTCTATTACTTCTTCGCCTTTGGTGTTTATATACCCCCATTTATTACCTTTTTTGACCGCAGCCAACCCGTCTTGAAAACCATCAACTTCGCCAAATTTATACTCTACTACCTGCTCGCCTCTTATATTTATATATCCCCATTTATTATCTTTTTCTACCCTTGCTAACCCGTCTTTAAAGTCTCCTGCCCAATCAAATTTACACTCTATTACTTCCGCACCTCTAGTATTGATATATCCATATTTATTGTTTTTTTTGACCGCAGCTAGACCTTCATTAAATTCATCAATTTCATCAAATTTGCATTCTACTACCTGCTCGCCTCTTATATTTATATATCCCCATTTATTATCTTTTTCTACCCTTGCTAACCCGTCTTTAAAGTCTCCTGCCCAATCAAATTTACACTCTATTACTTCCGCACCTCTAGTATTGATATAACCGTACTTTTCGCCTTTTTTTACTACAGCTAAACCTTCATTAAAATGATCTGCCCAATCAAATTTACACTCTATTACTTCCGCACCTCTAGTATTGATATATCCATATTTATTGTTTTTTTTGACTCTAGCCAAACCATATTTAAATCCATCAATTTCATCAAATTTGCATTCTACTATCTGCTCGCCTATGGTATTTATGCAACCATATTTATCATTTTGCTTTACTACAGCTAAACCTTCATTAAAATGATCTGCCCAATCAAATTTACACTCTATTACTTCTTCGCCTTTTGTATTGATATATCCATATTTATTGTTTTTATTTATTCTAATTAAATGATTGTTAAAATTGTCACTGTCTAATTCTTTACTTTTTTCATTTCCAATATCGTATTTGTTTATATTGGTGCTGTTTGTTTTTATGAAATTAGGTAGTTTTATATTAAATATTTTTTTTAATAAATAAAACATTTTTTATCCTCATTTTTACTTTGATTGAATGTTTTTATGGATTATACATTAAAATAAATATTATTTAAATATAAGCATTATTTTTTAATTTTTTGATAATTTAAAAAAATGAATGTTTATATTTTTTTGATTATTATTCGCATTTTTTTATCTTATGATAAATATTATTATAAGATAAAAGAAATAATAAATTACCATTACTCTAAAAATTTTAATTATGATACTTTAAATGTTTAAAATCATTTTTATCCTTTGATGGAGATGTTAAAATAATTGTTTTTGATTCGTTAAAGATATAATTTCATAAAACTATACTATTATTTTGTCGTTTGATTGAGTTATTTTTTATAATAATTTTAAAATTCTTAATTAAAAAAAATGTTATACTTTTCTTTTAATCTAATTTTATCAAAATCACTAACAAGCACACTCAAGCTTCTGTCTATAGATTTTTTTTGCTTGAATTTTTGATACTTCTTTTAAAATTTCATTTTCACTGTTTTTATATATTGCAAAAAGTGTTTTTTGAACTCTCAAGGCAACTTCCACATTTGAAGCCTCATCTCTAGCTATAGCGTCTATACTCTGGGTTATGAAGTCGCCTGTATTAATTTCTTGTAAGCCTATTCTGTCGTAAGAATAAGCTTTATCTTTATTTTGCGAATCATAATTTTCAATTAATAGCCTTGTAATCAAATTTAATACACTAAATGCAGTTCCCGGGTCATTTATAGCCGGCGATAAAGCTTTTTGTGCAACTTCACTAAGTACTATAAATCCAAATCTTGGATCTTGTTCAAAACTTCTCTGGGCGTCAATAACGATAGTTTCATAAATTTGAGCACATATTTTTTCTATCTCTTGCGTATTTTGATTTATTACCTCATCAAAGTATAAAAATGCTATTTCATCTCCTTTGATGATATAATCTCCGTGTCTTGTATTGATAAAAATTTTAAATCCTAATTTTTTGGATAGATTATATAAATGACTTAAATTTATATGCGTTAAACACCCTGTATCTTTAGAGTTAAGTATAAAATCTGGTTTTTTATCGTTTGGCTTCCAGCAGGCTCCTAAATTTGGATTTATGCTGTAATTATTCATAGCTTTTGAGGTTGCTTTATAAATTTTATCAAGAGTATTTCCAAGCCTACCAATTTATTAATGTGTATATGAGATATACAAGAACCGTAGCTGTGCTTATAAACAGTATAAATCTTCCGTTTTGACCATAATATTCTAATCCTAGAGCTACTCTTGCAATAACTGCGTATATAAAAGCAGAGATAAAACTAGCTATCGTTAGTCTCGTGTCGTCATCAGCCATAATTAGCTCTGTAGCTCTAGGCGTGGCATTTGCTGATGCACTGGCAAATGCCGAAACCATAATAGAAAGTGAAAATGTAATAACTGCAAGCATGCTTGAAGTTATAATATCAAGTAGGCTTTGCAAAATATCTCGCCCTATATCTGGTAAAAGTTGTGGAGGTAAGTAAAAAGTACCTAAAAAGCCATAAAAGCAAATATTATAGCCACAGCAGCGCCGATCGTAGGCATAACCCATAATGTATTACTTGGCTTTTTTAGCCATATTAAAATTTTATACCACAAATAAGATCCTTTTAAAGATTATACAATAATTCGTTTTTGGTATTTCATTTTTATCAAAAGTATTTTTTGGATTTTTTAAATTATATAGTGTAAAATTATAATTTAATATAAGGCAAAGTTAGTAATAATGACCGGTCTAACAGTAGTTGCTATTTTGTCTTATAAAATTAAGCATTAAAATTTCCAAAAAACCGTAAATAAATTACTGCAATGTTGCTAATTGCCTTTTATTTTAATTACACTTAAATATTGCCACACCATAATACTTTTTATATTGGTATGAAAAATTATTTTACAGTATAATCAATATTAAATTTTACAAGCGAATAATAATGATCAAATATCTAACTATCGGCGTAAATGGCATTAGTATAAAACCTATTCATACATTTACTGGCTCTACTATAAGAGGTGTTTTTGGTAGAGGCTTGAGACAGGTTGCTTGTCCCTATGTTGATACAAGTTGCGAAAGTTGTCGTTATTTTAACGAGTGTATATACGCTGAGTTTTTTGAAAATGTCTCCAAATCGCCCAAATTTATACTTGATATAGATTTTGACTTGCACAGCTTTGATTTTCAAATTTTACTTTTCGATAATGTCACATCATACTTGCCTCATGTTATTATTGCAATAGAAAACATGTGTCAGATAGGCTTTGGCATGCCTAGGCAAAAATTTGAATTTAAAAATTTAACTATAAATGGTGATATTATATCCCTTCAAGAGTCTATAAACTCATCCGATCATGCTCTTGTTTTTTCACCAAGTTTTTCATCCGGCGACTACAAGATTACTACGTTAACTCCAATTCGGATTAAACAAAAAGATGCCTATGTTCGCTCAAAGCTTGATTTTAAATCATTTATTAGACAAATAGCTATGAGATTTGGCGAACTAACGGATACTAGCATAGATAAATTTGAAGTGAAATTTGATAAATTGGAGCAAAATTTTAAATTTCATGATCTCGAGCGATACTCAAATCGCCAAAAAACAAAAATGGAATTCGGTGGTCTTATGGGGGGATATGAAGGTTTATGTGCTAGATGAAAATTCGGCTAAATTTCTAGAACTTGCTACTTTAATAAATGTTGGCAAGAGCACCGCATTTGCGCTTGGCAAGATTAAAGTAGAGCGAATTTAACTCATATTTATTTATAACAAATCTACAAAGGAAATAGTTGTGTTTGAGCTTAGTCTGGAGGATATATTTACTCAAAACGCTTATGAGCTAGCCCTAAAAAGACTCAAGAAAACATCGCTTGGGCTTGATGGTTTAAGCATAGATGATATTTGTACTCCATCTTTTTATGAAGATTTAAAAGATGAAATTTTTAACTTCTCCTATTCGCCACAGCCTTTAAAACGAGCTTTTATACCCAAAGAAAACAAGGACGAGCTTAGAAAACTTGCAATTCCATCTTTAAAAGACAAATTTATACAAAACATACTGATATTTGAGCTTTCAAGATATTTTGACAAAGGTTTTTCAAACTGCTCTTATGCCTATATGAGCGGCAAATCCTATACTAATGCAATTTACCGCGCAAGAGATTTTTTAAAGACATATACATGCGTGATAAAAGTGACATAAAAGATTTCTTTGAGACCATAGATCATAATTTTTTGCTTGATATATTAAACAATCATATAAAAGACTCTCGTATCACTAGACTCATTGAACTTTGGATAAAAAACGGTATTTTTTCTAAATTTGACTATCTTTCTCACACTAAAGGCGTTCATCAAGGAGATGTTTTAAGCCCGCTACTTTCAAATATATATCTAAATCAAATGGATATGTTTTTACACTCAAAAGTCATCGATTTTGTGCGATATGCAGATGATTTTGTTATTTTATGCAGGTCTAAAGAGAGTGCAGAGCAAATCCTAGCTGAGCTTAAAGCTTTTTTATCCACTATCAAGCTATCTATAAACGAAACCAAAACTGCCATACATGATCAAAATAGTGAATTTACTTTTTTAGGTGTTAATTTTAAAGGTTCAAATTTAAGCATATCCGAAGAAAAGCGTCTATCTACCCTCAAAAAACTCTCATCACAAACCAGAAAACCGACTATAAAAGAGAGTATAGAGAATTTAAACTCTTACATATTTCATTTAAAAAGTATCAAGCTAAAGCTACTTTCTCTAACTCAGCAAGATAGACTTATCAAGCATTTTGATGAAACGGTTACAAATTTAATTAGAAAATTTATAAAAACTACCGACAAACAAACATTAGTAAACGAGCTTGTGAATTTGGAATTTCCTTATCCTCTAACCCAGCAGCTTAAAAAATCAAAGCTTCTGTCCTATTACAAAAACGCCAAGCAGCCTCGCATAAAGTGTGTCGAAAATACCATAGAAGCCAAAAAGCGCGAGTATATTAAAAATTTCTCGCATAGCAGTCTTATTCATATCACTACCCCGTTTTATTTTTTAGCTCTTTCTCAAGGCAAATTTGTTCTCAAAGAGCATGGCAAGATAAAGCATAAATTTCCCATAAATCAAACTTCACAAATCATAATAAACGCTGATACTTCTATAAGCTCGTCCGTCATCAAAGAGTGCTCTAAAAAGAAAATTCGTATAGATTTTATAGATGAAAAGACAAATTTAAGCTATGCCACACTTTTTACATCAAATAGCTCTATAACTAAAACAGCTATTTCTCAAATTTCAGTTGTAAAAACTAAAAAATCCCTTAAGATAGCTCAGCAATTCGTTATTGGCAAAGTAAAAAACCAAATTAACTATTTAAAATATCTAAACAAATACCATAAAATTTTAGATAGCGAAATAGAAGCCATGCAAGGTATTTTAAAAAATTTTATACTCACATCAGCTTCTGCAACGGAGCTTATGGGATATGAAGGCACAAGCGCTAACTCATACTGGCAGGCTATCGCAAAGGCTATTGATTACAAATTTGGCTTTTCCGGGCGCATCACTAAAGGTGCAACCGATACAGTTAATTCCGCACTTAACTATGCTTACGCTATACTTTACTCCAAAGTCTTAAAGTCTATAGTCGCAGCGGGTCTTTCTCCTCATGTATCATATTTACACGCATTAGACGAGCAAAAGCCCACTTTGGCATTTGATTTAATAGAAGAGTTTAGGACGTTTATAGTTGATCGTGCAATAATATCTATGATAAATAAAAATGAGCCTTTTGATATAAAGGATGGTTTATTAAGTGTCGATACTAGGCGTAATATCACTAAAAACGTCAATGAAAAACTATTTGCATATACTACATTTAGGAGTGAAGAGTTAAAAACACAAGATATCATAACCAGACAAGCATACGCACTTAAGCGTTCTATTTCGGAAAACGTGAAATATAAACCATTTATAGCGAGATTTCAATGAACCTAATAATATGTTACGATATACGATCCACCAAACGCAGAAATAAGGTCTCAAATTTATTAGAAAGCTATGGTATAAGAGCAAATTATTCTGTTTTTGAGCTTGATATAAAAGAGAGTGATTATCATCTTATAAAGGCTCAAATTTCAAAACTCATAGAGCCAAAAAGCGATAAAGTACTGTTTTATCGTATATGCAAAACTTGCCTGGCTAAAAGTGAAAGTCTAGGAGAAGGCAAAATTTTTAACCCACTTGATACTTACATCTAACTCCATTTTATTCGCAAAAGGTTTTCGAACTTTTTAAAATTCAAAACCTGCGCACTAATCGATATTTTATATTAGATTAAGTTTAAATATATTCGAAAATCCGAAATTTTACATTTTCAAAACTTAGATTTTCGGATTTTTTAGCTATTGTAAATATGCTGTTTATCGATGCTTTAATGTAGCTATAAGCAAAATACCTCAAATTTGAAAAATGTTTTTTGCTACATTCTCGAACTTTTTGGCTGTTTCTGATATAATCCCTCTTGCAAGCAGTTCTTTAAAAACTCATTGTTAATTTTAATGCGTTTTATTGGCT
This Campylobacter sp. RM16192 DNA region includes the following protein-coding sequences:
- a CDS encoding recombinase family protein; its protein translation is MATIGYIRVSTDSQVTSNQKSEILSYAFDKGLKVDRFIDVILSSRKDTISRRIDELIASVAPCDIVIVSELSRLGRSTQEVLQTIDRLMTAKAELHIIKQAMVINPNNKDDFASKALVTLLSLFSELERDLISQRTKEALKVRKAQGVKLGKPKGSIQKSKYDEHKDRILELYGLGLSLNKIVDNHLKPVMGGCSVVSLSHYLKSRKLI
- a CDS encoding WG repeat-containing protein — encoded protein: MFYLLKKIFNIKLPNFIKTNSTNINKYDIGNEKSKELDSDNFNNHLIRINKNNKYGYINTKGEEVIECKFDWADHFNEGLAVVKQNDKYGCINTIGEQIVECKFDEIDGFKYGLARVKKNNKYGYINTRGAEVIECKFDWADHFNEGLAVVKKGEKYGYINTRGAEVIECKFDWAGDFKDGLARVEKDNKWGYINIRGEQVVECKFDEIDEFNEGLAAVKKNNKYGYINTRGAEVIECKFDWAGDFKDGLARVEKDNKWGYINIRGEQVVEYKFGEVDGFQDGLAAVKKGNKWGYINTKGEEVIECKFDWAGDFKDGLAAVKKGNKWGYINTKGEEVIECKFDWAGDFKDGLAAVKKGNKWGYINTKGSQVTECKFDWAGDFKDGLGSVRKNNKYSYINTRGEQITEFEFDEVDGFKDGLAAVKKGNKWGYINTKGEEVIECKFDWAGDFKDGLARVSDKGKYGYINTNGNFIVYDENKNDIEVSGKFDWAYSFKDGLARVEKNNKYGYINTKGEEVIECKFDEIGDFKDGLARVSDKGKYGYINTKGEEIIECKFDEIGDFKDGLARVSDKGKYGYINTNGNFIVYDENKNDIEVSGKFDWAYSFKDGLARVEKNNKYGYINTKGEEVIECKFDLTDDFSEELAVIKKNNKYGYINTKGEEVIECKFDWAGGFKDGLAAVKKGNKWGYINTKGSQVTECKFDWADDFSEELAVIKKNNKYGYINTKGEEVIECKFDWAGDFKDGLAKAIQDNIEMIINKKGNLIIYN
- the cas1 gene encoding CRISPR-associated endonuclease Cas1, which translates into the protein MRDKSDIKDFFETIDHNFLLDILNNHIKDSRITRLIELWIKNGIFSKFDYLSHTKGVHQGDVLSPLLSNIYLNQMDMFLHSKVIDFVRYADDFVILCRSKESAEQILAELKAFLSTIKLSINETKTAIHDQNSEFTFLGVNFKGSNLSISEEKRLSTLKKLSSQTRKPTIKESIENLNSYIFHLKSIKLKLLSLTQQDRLIKHFDETVTNLIRKFIKTTDKQTLVNELVNLEFPYPLTQQLKKSKLLSYYKNAKQPRIKCVENTIEAKKREYIKNFSHSSLIHITTPFYFLALSQGKFVLKEHGKIKHKFPINQTSQIIINADTSISSSVIKECSKKKIRIDFIDEKTNLSYATLFTSNSSITKTAISQISVVKTKKSLKIAQQFVIGKVKNQINYLKYLNKYHKILDSEIEAMQGILKNFILTSASATELMGYEGTSANSYWQAIAKAIDYKFGFSGRITKGATDTVNSALNYAYAILYSKVLKSIVAAGLSPHVSYLHALDEQKPTLAFDLIEEFRTFIVDRAIISMINKNEPFDIKDGLLSVDTRRNITKNVNEKLFAYTTFRSEELKTQDIITRQAYALKRSISENVKYKPFIARFQ
- the cas2 gene encoding CRISPR-associated endonuclease Cas2, which encodes MNLIICYDIRSTKRRNKVSNLLESYGIRANYSVFELDIKESDYHLIKAQISKLIEPKSDKVLFYRICKTCLAKSESLGEGKIFNPLDTYI